The nucleotide window tagctccaaaaaatgcaaaaacacttcaagaatacaataacagcaaaaaatgagcccccaaaacacaataaaactaaattacatgataaagtgaagtaaaaaaacctaaaactagacagtaataatgaaaaattatagtaaaaaaacacttatcaaattagcagcaataacactccctgcatcacaggcgccctctagtggccaaaAATCTAGTCCCATCCCTTACTCTAACGTCAACACATATCGCCTATActaatcgcatttttaagacttcagctTCTTGAAGTTTCCTCAAAAGCTCCTCTAAAACTTTCCACCGTCTAAACCACCAGAgactgtctaaaactgtgttcAAAGGACTATAATATCAGAAATTTCTTCCGGAACCCCTTATCAGATACGCAAAATCTTAAGAGTGACCCCCacccctaaaattattttctggctGTGCAACTGTCGGAACAGTGTAGGGAAGCTGTGGCCGTACGTAGGACCGATGAATAGGTGAAGACAACGGCGAAACAACTTTTCAATCATAACTATTTTAGAGGgtgcaggaggggggggggtagttttGGAACAGCCTttcatattaaaaagaaagaattaccAAGAAGGAGGGAAATAAACTATAattataaagcaaaaataaaacacTGTAATGTTTGGACCTTTAAGTCACCAATGCTAGCCAGGGTTTGTTTTATTGACCACAAAAAGTGTCTCTGATTTGTATGTATTCTTccaggacggatacaagggaggggcgatgggggggAAAGCTCCCTCCTTGAGCTGAGATTCAGGAACTTTCTTCATgcatattttcgaaattgaatttccaaaaacacaattttacatTACCTTTGATTGTATTACAGGGAGCTCATTCCAGGAATTGAAGTAGTGAAAATGCAATTGTagcccatctcttattactctggaGACAGGGACTGGAACTTTATACGGGACTTTTTTGGAACTGAAGAACctaaatctcaattttagacaatcttagaTGATATCAGGGATAGGTTCAAAGACTCTTCctggatatttttttgaaataaacgcaACTGTAGGACACCTCTGATTAAATAATGGTAAGCGACGGGGTTTCGTGCACTCCTtcgaaagtttttagaaattgaagttcaaaagagtcaagaataaacaaataaaaaaaatcgccccctccttgaacattttctggattcGCCCTTGGTATTCTTACATGCTTTTTCACAAACGGGCTTCGGGCAGAAGTCCTCTTACATTCACTACAGGAAAACAGACTTCGGTGGCTTCTTTCTAATGGCCACACTCCCTTTGCCATGTACTGTTGCATGGACTTTCAGACACGTTCTCGTGACAAAACTCTTCTCACAATCGCTGCATGGAAAGGGCCTCTCCTTGGTGTGCTTCCACTGCACATGGGATTTCAAGGCTGAACTATCGGAATATGTCTTCTCGCAATACTtgcaagaatacggtttttcgttAGTGTGAATCCTCACGTGCTTTATCTTATCCGAGCAGCTGCGGAAAGTCTTGTCGCAGTATTCGCAACTAAACGGCTTTTCTTCCGTATGTATCCTCACATGCACAGACAAGTTTGATGGATGAGTGAAGGTCTTTTTACAAAACACACAAGAGTATagtttttctttagtgtgtatATTCATATGCTTTTTTAAGCTAATAGCAGTGGTAAATGTTTTTTTGCAACAATCGCAACAATGCGGCTTTTCGCCATCGTGCACCTTCAAATGCGCAAGATACTTTGAATAGCTATCGAAAAATTCTTCGCAATATCGACAGGTGCGTAGATTTTGCCTCGTGCCCAAAGCATGCACCTTCGAATGTGTTTTCCGAGTCGAAGGGTAGGCTTTGTTGCTGTGTATCCtgtaatgtgtttttaaaatggAGCTCTGCGAAAATGATTTCCCGCAATTATCGCAAGCGTACGGCTTCTCCTTAGTGTGGACTCTTAAATGTCTCGTCAAGCTTGAATTGTATGAAAAAGTCTTGTCACATTGATTGCAAGCAAAGGGTCTTTCTTTggtatgtatcctcaaatgctGTTTTAAGTTTGAACTCTGATAAAAAGCCTTTTCACAAAAATCGCAAGTAAATGGTTTCTTATAGTCTTGGTGGAATTTCAAATgtcttcttaaattttttttgctattaaaattcTTTCCGCACTGTTCACAGGAATTCCACTCCTCTGACTCATCTCTAGTGAGCTCGTGCATTTCCAAGTTTCAATAAATGATGGAGCACAATTGTTCCAAAggttatttttcttgcaaaaaaaaaaaggattttatttttctcataaattttgtttgaaatgttgtctttctgtttgaaaattgatcttgtaaacagatttttgattgAAATGGGGTCTCATTAGTTCGTTTCTAGTTTGAAGTGTGATCTCGAGTATGGTTTCTAGCTTGAACtacagtaaaatactgttttGTAATAATCCTAAGAATGGCTACTCTACAGTTTGAAATCTCTTTTCAAAtcagttgaggaaaaaaaatactataacaaGATTTTTCGGTAACTGCACGAATGTTACTTTTTACAATAACCAAAAATGGTGGCTTTGAAAGAgctataacaaaatattaaatctttTTTATAACTAAATCTTCTGATGCTGAAAACTACCAGAAATGGCTTGTTTTTCATGTGTTGCCACTCTTAAGTTTCAAAAGGCAACTCATCGACTTTACATAGCGTATAGCAAGCTTTTACACAAACTATTACTTTGGAAATGTCAGTTTCTAGGTATTCTTCAAATGCTTTATTTGCAGGGCTCAAAGAGATTCTAGTCAACAAAGCAAAATGCTTTTACAAGATACAACCAAATCTTTAATCAAGGTAATCACAATTACCTAATCTTGGTAAAAGTATGAACATTTCTGCTACCAGTATTAGGATCTTCAAAGTCAAAAGGAGCTTGCTGAGTAGTCTCATATCTGAACTTGTCATACTAACATCTTCACTCAAGTAACAAACTGAAAAGAATAAATAGTCAATTATAAAACCAAAAGATATTTTCACAACATAATCATGCTGCTTTTAACAGCAAAAattaaatacagttgaactctgttaataTGACCACGGTTAGTACGaaatcaggggcggactggccatgtGGGAGATGTGGAGAATTCCACATGGGCCATACCTAACTTGggtcgttttctttttttcaacttgtacgtacaattttcttcaattttatttcgaaaaaaaatatttttgctgggCCCTATAGGACGTTACGGAGGTCGCTGTGACTTCTGAAAGAatccttattcagcaaattcTGTCTgataattcggcaaatttggaaaccgaattgcaaaaaaatgtaaatgccCAAATGTCATTCATTAGATGCACTTATGTGTAcatacccgtattttatcattgGGAAAAATTCTTGAGtttcattttttagtaaattacaaaaaaaaaaaaaaaaaaaaaaaccccagcttCCTCAGGGAGCCACAAAACTTCTACAGGGGCAATGCCAAAATTTTGCAATAACATCACAAATAATTGCGTACTCGAATAATGAAACCTTTCAATGTTTTGCAGCGCCCCTAGATGGAAAAATCTAGCATTAGAGAATCGGCTATATCACTGTATTTAAAAGAATGTTCCCAGGCAAAACTACTACTGTGAGCGCTTTTGGATGTATTATGTATTAGGGGCACATTTTAGTAAGGCTGCAGGTAAAAATTCCTAAAATGTGCACCTCTTCGAGAATCATCAAAAATCGTTTAAGACTGCTTTTTTGgagctacaatttaaaaaattgcagagcctctaacgttaccaaatatgatgTACAGTTGCTTTTTAAGACTTCCATTTTGGAAAACTCCCAGACAAAGGCCTCATGCCTTGAACCCCTTCTTCTAATATCATCCAAATCGTCAAAAAGAGGATTTTTAAAAGTGACAATTTGTTGAGGTGCTTAGCATGCAGTCCTCTTTTGATCGAGTTAGACAACGCTCCtgtatcaaatttgaaaataaaaaatatataatttctaaaaacttaAGGTCAGACCTTTAAACCCACACCCTACTCCCTGAATATCACTTAAAATCTTCGCTTTTTAGGActaccatttcaaaattttttttttggggggggggaaccacaGTGCCCACTTCTTGTAATCATCAAACTTTGTTGGTAACTGCGTTGTGGAACTTCAGTGTCGAAAAATTGGAACGAGAAGTGATcaattttaccccattttcaaaaaaaaaaaaaaaagattgaagacAGCACTGAAGTCCCATCCCTTACTCTCAACACATATTGCCTATgatcgcatttttaagacttcagctTCTTGAAATTTCCTCAAAAGTCCCTCTAAAACTTTCCACCATCTAAACCACCAGAGACTCTAAAACTGCGTTCAAAGGACTACAATATCAGAAATTTCTCCCGGACCCTCCTATCAGATACGTGAAATCTTAAGCATGCCCCAACCCCTCCAatctctaaaattattttctggttgtgCAACTGTCGAACAGTGTAGGGAAACTGTGGCTGTACGTAGGAGAGATGAATAGGTGAAGACAAAGGGGAAACAACTGTTTTTAATCATAACTATTTTAGAGGGTGCAGCGGGGGGGAGGGGTTTTAGTTTTGGAACAGTGCTTCATATTAAAAAGAAGGAATTACCAAAAAGGAGGGAAATAAACTATAAttgtgaagcaaaaataaaacacTGTAATGTTtggacctttttttaaaaaaattttgattttttttaccatGAGGAGGGACGGCACTTAGCAGATTTGTCCGGGGCAGCAAAACTGCTAGAGCCGCCCCTGAGCTCATAACACCTGTTTATCTTCGGACAAGTCAGTCTGCTTGGGGATAAAACTGTCTACCTTTTTCATTTGGGTATTCCCACCTGCTCCCCCATTATCGCCTTTCTTCGAATTGGTTCTTCAGTCATCGCTAAAAAAAGGTTACACAATAAAAATTACTGTCCCACTATTTCCGACCTTTCTATTTGATAAAGCACGTTATTTCATGCTGTAAATAAGCTTAGATTTTAACCTATCCTGCCTGGCAGTTCGACATTTCTTATAAATTGAATGTTGCTTTATCTGGTaactcattaaaatttaaagatagcGAGCACAAAAAGAAAAGCACTAACAATTCGTGAAAATATAGACAATATAAATGAGTTGCAAAgcaattctatttgaaatttacatgtgcattttttattttcccccattttacttattaataagaacaaattcgtgaatttttggcatttcatATTAACTGAGTTCAACTgtacttcaaaatttgaaatgaatctaCTTATGCTCCCATTAAGTGTAAACTTGCAAAGAAAATTCAGGGTGGCGTCAGAAACGGtgcaaaaaatttccctgattcagttcaccaaatttccctgatttgcGTTATCAATGATAATAATTTCCTCTCTTTGCCCTACTTGAAAACCTATTGTatatcaaatacaaatacaaaagtgacgaccagcaacaggctctgggcccagctagactggtcctagtcaatttacaatccccagtgaagatcaatggccctcttaaaactgtctactcctttgctcattaccacctcttccggtaagctgttccaaggttccactaccctgctaaaataataatttttcctaacatccatgttagcctgagatttaaatagcttaaaacaatgaccccttgtcctgttttcagtgctaaactttatccccgtaacatctttcgttttaataaatttaaacagctgaatcatgtcccctcggtctcttctttgctcgagactgtacatttttagccttctaagcctggaatcataatctaagtgggaaagtccacttattagccttgtagcctgcctttgaaccctttccaatacgttaatgtctttcttaagataaggagaccaaaactgaacagcatactccaaatgggatcttaccaaacttctatataagggcagaagaacttctttagatttatttgaaatagatctattgataaacccaagcatcttattggctttgttgctaggaatgctgcactgttggctaaactttaaatcctgacttattaagacccccagatcagtaactttgtctgcctgactaatgactgaaccttacaaataataacttgtacacttatttccatgccctaaatgtagcacttgacatttcccaacattaacagccataccccatttatcagcccactccgtaatatgatctagatcctcttgcagctgctttgcttgttcttcattttctacagtccccataactttgacatcatcagcaaaacaattcatgttcccagaaatatttttgtgaatatcgttcataaaaataatgaacaaaacaggccctaacactgatccttgaggaaccccgcttaaaacctcactccaattagaataatttccccttacaactacccttcgtttccttccggtcagccaattttttacccaaatgaaagttttccctcctattcctatatcagctaatttgctaagtagagcaacatgcggtaccatATCGaatgctttttgaaaatcaatgtaaacaacatctacaggcttcttattgtccaaagccatggacAATATCtacataaaatgcagtatttaaaaagctttaagctgttaattaaaaataaatttcgaaaatatgCTGAAGAGAAAATATGCTCAagaaattgaattgaaaaaacaatttacATAACAATTGAACAATATGGATGTGTGTTTATTGatagatttgaaatattttaatacaacattaaataatcataattttgtttcttttgcaCAAACAAATTAAACctgtaaaaatataattaaaatgatttcGTCTTTTCAGATTATCAGTATGGATGAATCTGTTTGCATAATCTGAGATAAGGCAGAATGATAAaccagaaaaatgaaataaaaaaagcagCTTTAAATCTAGCAAGAAAAGAGTGGACAATAAATACAAACAATTTGAGTATTTAACATTAGTTTTTATTCATTGAACTTGGCTAAGTCAACATAATGATGCGACTGCAATAGCTACGTTTCGTACTTCAAGAcacagaaaatgaaagaaaggaaaagaaataaataaagatgcTGTTACCAATAGTGTACATAGACTTCAGTATGCCTCCTCCCCACTCATAAGATTTATAAgtgtaaaaaagttaaaattaaaaaaaaataataataacaattaatttttccatAGTCTTATTTTTCTCAGAGTGTGTGCTGTCCATACCTCTTATAGGCCACTGGTCTTAACATTTAATTTCCAatctcaatgttttttttttgctgtgagttttttggtaatatttcaaAAGAGAAAATACTATATGTTCAAAATAACAATACAAAAGATAAtgcagggttagcataaaagaatatcccggtttcaaaaaaattaagtttcacaaactgttacacttagcactataaatctttactaataataaagctgaaagtccctccgtctgtcaggatctctgtgacgcccatagcgcctagaccgttcggccgattttcatgaaatttggcaaagttagtttgtagcatgggggtgtgcacctcaaagtgatttttcgaaaattcgatgtggttctttttctattccaattttttaaaaaaaatatcataagatggaggagtaaattacgaaattatcataaagtgaaccgtaacatgggcacacgtcaattggcgagaaaattcaccatacattatttgtaaatatacaggcgaaccaaaagaccttttaattttctattatgggagaagccttgcgggtaccactagtgatacataaaaacaaagataaactgaaagtttttttttcactcacaaatgttcaatGTGTGCGCTTTTCGTAACGTGACACAaatctataacatacattttagAGTGTTTCATTGTCAATTTTATGCAACCCTTCAGTTCCTGCGATGTTGCACGCAATGGTTGCAGACAATGAATAAACACTGTCTTTGatgaaaactcattaaaaaaattacatggggTTAGGTTTGGCTATAAAAATCTAACCAATGAAAATTCCCAGATTTTTATATTCTATCACCATCCTAAATTAGTTCtttattttcagatttattttctaaaattttctttaatttaagtaACCATTGAAAATTAATCACAAGATTTATGAGTACCTTGAatcattttgggaaaaaatgaatttgattCGATTAATATGAATGTGGCAAAGAAGTGTTATGGTCATCAACTACATAAGATATACAggtcaaaaataatgaaatatgaaaatCAGAAAATGATAAATGTCCGagtggcaaaatgaaatagtaaaaaaactcagaaaacaAGTGAACTTTATGGGAGCaggttcaaaatgtgtgaaaaaacTGGAACTGAAGCCCCCCATAAgaaactaaccccccccccccccgtaaggtGAGTAAATATTACACCTAATCTGtaaaattcgataaatatgcatATTCTCAAAAAACTGAAGTCCATGATCAATAGTCggtttccatgatttttgagtattttttgctgaaaatcatgactttccatgaccacttttgactacagtcgactcccgctacaacgcgatccaacTTACACGAAATGGCTAGAACGTGATTTTTTCACCAGTacagaattttagacctaacgcgaattcctcaccccaAAAATTTTTGGGGAATAGTGGTGTGTAAGTATTGTCTTTGTAATTggctacaatattttttttgtgaaaaaagaccTTCATCCCTTTTCCATCACTGAACAGTGAagaaactgtttaaaaatatattagtttttttggtttgattacgcagcataaatcattatcatcttcacttttttaagttataaatatcaTTACAGGATCTACTGaacagtacaactatagtgcattagCTTTTCTTTCTGTATACTGCACGCACCGTATACTGGTTAATTTTatgtcttcctttcccattgatcattgattttgtgtgCATTGTAGCAGTATTTaacattgaataattttttttttttttttataaattagtaaacattcagttctttatgttagaaacagtaatgtatagttacgaaatggtttttaacagttgagggggtgttaacaagtgtctaaaataattggatacgttttataaaagtttttacacatacccttttccacaacgcgaaatttcaacttacgtgaAGGATtttggaacacatccctcgcgtaagtcgggactcgactgtatagccaaaatccatgactttccaggtaAACATATACAATGCccataaaaaggaaaaatctgCTGTTTTTGGTTGTCATAACCAGGCTGCATGTATTGAATGGTATATTGCATTTATTAAGGATTTTGTTTTATACAAACAATACCACTCACCTACTGTATTAGAGACTGTCCAAATTAATACAAACAGAAAATCCAGCTCAAGTGCCCAAGTAACTTTAGAATCTAATTCAAAAAAAACATAGTAAGAtattaagaaaatagaaattttcaaatgaaatgtacattttataaaaaaaagtctgcaacagattgaaaaacacaaaaatagtcTGTAAGGTAAATTGGCGTTAGattaatcataaaacttaaagcaGCACTGAGAAGTGCTTAAAGGTGAAAtgctaaatttaaacttaaaagtatcgaaaatatctgatatttttattttggtgAAATCTCCCTGTCGCGACACACAGATTTTACGTCACTTTTTGAAAGCTCCAAAGTCATGGAACGTGATCTCTCAATGTTAAGTGGCCCCCGATTTCAAGACGATGTTTTActgcgaaaaaaatgaaatacttccagtaaaataatgaaaacttatGGGTAAGTTTATTGCAAGAATTTCTGATGAGTTAGTTACCAccctcagggcctgattaccgcacaggccaacaAGGCCTAGGCCTGGAGTcctatcttcctaaggggccccaaatttcttaaagaattatgcatagcattgcaactaCAATATAAAAAGTacgtgtatttttaaaataattaaaaattatgactttttaattggaaaaacttttttaaatgtgaaattttaatcattctgccagtaacgaatttactttgtcacaattatgaggggctccaaaggggattcataaatgcacatgataaatgatttatacaTAGCTTTGTGAATAGACAAAGAGGCTCCCAAAAGTGCATTCGGATGTGCcctaaacctgtaaatcaaccactgggGTCAAACAAATCAGGGGGCTTaaaaattaatgtgggcctagggccttaCTTTTAGTCAGACGGGCCTTGACCACCCTTGAAGTTGTGGATGAGGCAGAAaaaatacatgcaatatacctACAGCCTGTGTatatcacatccagagacagtTTCGTTCatgttagaactcatcagtctggaatagtcaataaccgagcccgaggcagatgtcatctcattgaagctgcgagcatcaacaaactggtagttaaagaaAAATTAGCATTGCTTAATATCAAAGTTTTGCCTTCAATTGAGTAAGTGAAACATACCATTGCTGTGGTCTCTTGCTAATAGGCTAAATTaaatttagctaccagtttgttgggtTGATGAGATGACATCTGGCTCCAGCTAAGttagcaggggtgattgtgaatccatgaaaaaatacctgaacttttttttccccaagaagaaaaagtgttttgatgggcatatatatatacattacgtgtatgtacacattatattatgtatataaataatttatatacataattatttgttggggctaaaactcgaagttttaattggacttaatacgtccatgtgcatggtgggaatgaaattcttttaatttttcaaggatTCTTCTCatctagcctttattccatccCCCACCCCAGATGTTCTTCGATAATTACCATAGAGTTTACAAACCATTACCGTAGCTTAa belongs to Uloborus diversus isolate 005 unplaced genomic scaffold, Udiv.v.3.1 scaffold_13, whole genome shotgun sequence and includes:
- the LOC129232631 gene encoding gastrula zinc finger protein XlCGF71.1-like gives rise to the protein MHELTRDESEEWNSCEQCGKNFNSKKNLRRHLKFHQDYKKPFTCDFCEKAFYQSSNLKQHLRIHTKERPFACNQCDKTFSYNSSLTRHLRVHTKEKPCEYCDKTFRSCSDKIKHVRIHTNEKPYSCKYCEKTYSDSSALKSHVQWKHTKERPFPCSDCEKSFVTRTCLKVHATVHGKGSVAIRKKPPKSVFL